The following coding sequences are from one Lentimicrobiaceae bacterium window:
- a CDS encoding choice-of-anchor J domain-containing protein, translated as MKLKNLLVIAALLVLPFGLYSQNAWINEIHYDNASTDADEIVEVVIENASSYDIADFSVILYNGNGGAMYSDTTLDVFTEGATVGNFTIYYFNYTLAGKSIQNGAPDGVALSYQGNLINGQFLSYEGTFDATDGPAAGVSSVDIGVEETGTTFAGLSLQLSGSGSQYAQFTWVDPATATAGQLNNNQTFGGYTPDPEPSNFPGSFAATVNGVTIKLTWADATGTQLPAGYLILASTNAAINAPVDGIPVADDLDMSDGLGAKNIEYGVQQFTFEGLASATIYHFVIYPYTNFGQYIDYKITGTVPAATATSATLVHFQDFENGLTPWTQYSVTGDQIWQLDSIHGINQTMCAKMSGYYDTVNYVNEDWLISPQINLGNYIHGLLGFYTAMKYGSGDNTLTPMYSINYSGTGNPNNAAWTPLTAILSEGNWAWTYSGNIDISVLNDQSFYIAFKYISETEARTWEVDNVVVTGIPEGIGISDPVVKETGASIYPNPSQGVFTINSPFDNVTVTVYSLVGANVYQTTSLQKSCKIDISQLPDGIYFVKVYNTLNGNSVTKKIQKR; from the coding sequence ATGAAACTAAAAAATTTACTCGTAATTGCAGCATTGCTTGTTCTCCCATTTGGCCTTTACAGCCAAAATGCTTGGATAAACGAAATCCACTACGACAATGCAAGCACAGATGCTGACGAAATTGTAGAAGTTGTCATTGAAAATGCTTCTTCTTACGATATTGCTGATTTCAGTGTTATCCTGTACAATGGTAATGGTGGTGCAATGTACAGCGATACGACACTTGACGTCTTTACCGAAGGTGCCACAGTAGGTAATTTTACCATTTACTATTTCAATTACACCTTAGCAGGAAAAAGTATTCAGAACGGAGCACCCGATGGCGTAGCTCTCAGCTACCAGGGGAACCTGATTAACGGACAGTTTCTGAGTTATGAAGGTACTTTTGATGCAACCGATGGCCCTGCAGCCGGCGTTTCTTCAGTTGACATTGGTGTGGAAGAAACCGGAACAACCTTTGCCGGTCTGTCCCTGCAACTTTCGGGTAGTGGCTCACAATATGCCCAATTTACATGGGTAGATCCTGCTACTGCAACAGCCGGACAGTTAAACAATAACCAAACTTTCGGCGGTTATACCCCCGATCCGGAACCTTCCAATTTTCCGGGAAGTTTTGCTGCAACAGTAAATGGTGTTACCATAAAACTTACCTGGGCAGATGCTACAGGGACACAATTGCCTGCAGGTTACTTAATTTTAGCTTCTACCAATGCCGCTATCAATGCTCCTGTTGACGGTATACCCGTAGCCGACGATTTGGATATGAGTGACGGTTTAGGTGCAAAAAATATTGAATACGGAGTTCAACAATTTACCTTCGAGGGCTTAGCTTCTGCAACAATTTACCATTTTGTTATCTATCCTTACACTAATTTTGGACAATATATTGATTATAAAATAACTGGTACAGTACCTGCTGCCACTGCAACCTCTGCCACTTTAGTGCATTTTCAGGATTTCGAAAATGGCTTAACTCCCTGGACACAATATAGTGTAACGGGGGACCAAATATGGCAACTCGACAGCATACACGGTATCAACCAAACCATGTGTGCAAAAATGAGCGGATATTACGATACAGTAAACTATGTTAATGAAGACTGGCTGATTTCACCACAAATAAATCTGGGAAATTATATCCACGGACTATTAGGATTTTATACTGCTATGAAATACGGAAGTGGCGATAATACTCTTACTCCAATGTATTCAATTAACTATTCCGGTACAGGTAACCCAAACAATGCTGCCTGGACACCCTTGACAGCAATTTTGTCAGAAGGCAACTGGGCTTGGACATACTCTGGTAATATTGACATTTCAGTCCTGAACGATCAGAGTTTTTACATTGCTTTTAAATACATTAGCGAAACCGAAGCCAGAACATGGGAGGTTGATAATGTGGTAGTTACAGGAATCCCCGAAGGAATTGGTATTAGCGATCCTGTAGTTAAAGAAACAGGTGCCAGCATTTACCCAAATCCTTCTCAGGGCGTTTTCACTATCAATTCTCCTTTTGATAATGTTACTGTTACGGTATATTCTCTGGTGGGTGCCAATGTTTACCAGACTACATCCCTGCAGAAGAGTTGTAAAATTGATATTTCGCAATTGCCCGATGGTATTTATTTTGTAAAGGTATATAATACGCTTAATGGAAATAGCGTTACTAAGAAAATTCAAAAGAGGTAA
- a CDS encoding outer membrane beta-barrel protein, with protein MRKSHLFISMFFIVFTFIANTLMAQNNVHRNDTKSFDPYWFINGNVGIGQFYGNISDKNPIEKIHLESRISTGIHIGRQLTPVWGIRGQLLYGKLNSLSGNKTAGLHMIVENLWEYNLNATANINNMFKYRPDRKLSVYGVAGIGFSNWESALYRRIDGKKIDGNGTAGNGPGKLTSETVIPLGLGVNYMLNDNWDINMENTWRYVNSDKLDSRVGGFDYDIYTSSVLGITYKFKSSSTNLKSMTKNYGLVKYTVTPSVLETKGDSIEITINAKFPEKYFNKKGVMTIQPVLKYDGGSYNLKPITCQGEKITGDGIIVKQKEGGSFTSKQVIPYNPNMNKAELVLVPVIYSTKENVSANTTLNEAKSKGKYFEMPEQKLADGVVYTCKRIIHDEDIALEEDHGYVKETLISEKGVLYFKVNLYAIDLKLPLNKNKEAKKKLKDFADFLKKGYTIKNIEVNAWASPEGEESYNVGLSEKRAKTGKKYMVDLFKQMEKDKNNPVKITNPEQLITFNLHSNGEDWNGFMQAIQQSNIKDKNIITNVVNRQSDLKKREKEIRNMTLVYREVEEQILPSLRRAEIVVNCIQPQKTDEQLLDQALKTPEQLTNEELLYAATLISDENSKLQIYKSTISVFPNNWKAYNNAAYFELKQGNTKDAQNHLDKANSLQPNNAKILLNLGVLAAKNNNVLQALAYYAKAETAGADVSYNKGILYIPKGEYTKALSMIKKRCNYNVGLAQLVSKDYSAATATLKCAPATAATFYLAAVNAARTDNTSLMYENLVKAIKGDSKYKAIAKDDREFFKYFSAPDFQNLVK; from the coding sequence ATGAGAAAATCACACCTTTTTATTTCGATGTTTTTTATCGTATTTACTTTTATAGCAAATACACTTATGGCACAAAACAATGTTCATAGAAATGATACAAAGTCATTTGATCCCTATTGGTTTATCAATGGTAATGTAGGTATTGGACAGTTTTATGGAAACATCAGCGACAAAAACCCTATTGAAAAAATCCATCTCGAATCCCGTATTTCGACAGGTATCCATATTGGAAGACAACTAACACCGGTCTGGGGAATTCGTGGTCAATTATTGTACGGAAAATTAAACAGCTTGTCAGGCAACAAAACAGCGGGCTTGCACATGATTGTGGAAAATCTGTGGGAATACAACCTCAATGCCACCGCCAATATCAATAACATGTTTAAATACCGCCCAGACAGAAAGTTATCTGTTTATGGAGTTGCAGGTATCGGATTTTCAAATTGGGAATCGGCATTATACAGAAGAATTGACGGCAAAAAGATTGACGGTAACGGCACTGCCGGCAACGGCCCCGGCAAGTTGACCTCAGAAACTGTTATACCCCTTGGGTTGGGAGTTAATTACATGCTGAACGACAACTGGGATATTAATATGGAAAATACATGGCGTTATGTAAATTCCGATAAGCTTGATTCAAGAGTTGGCGGCTTCGATTATGATATTTATACAAGTAGTGTTTTGGGAATTACTTATAAATTCAAGTCATCTTCTACCAACCTGAAAAGTATGACCAAAAATTACGGATTGGTTAAATATACCGTAACGCCTTCCGTGCTTGAAACAAAAGGAGATTCCATAGAAATTACCATTAACGCCAAATTCCCCGAAAAATATTTTAATAAAAAAGGAGTAATGACCATACAACCTGTTTTAAAATACGATGGTGGTTCATACAATCTGAAACCCATCACCTGCCAGGGCGAAAAAATTACCGGCGACGGCATTATTGTCAAACAAAAAGAAGGTGGTAGTTTTACTTCTAAACAGGTTATTCCCTACAACCCCAATATGAATAAAGCCGAACTGGTACTTGTTCCTGTGATTTACTCCACCAAAGAAAACGTCAGCGCCAATACAACTCTCAACGAAGCCAAGTCGAAAGGCAAATATTTTGAAATGCCTGAGCAAAAACTTGCTGACGGAGTAGTTTACACCTGCAAACGTATCATTCACGACGAAGATATTGCACTGGAAGAAGACCATGGATATGTAAAGGAAACCCTTATCAGTGAGAAAGGCGTCTTGTACTTCAAAGTAAACCTTTATGCAATTGATTTAAAACTTCCCCTCAATAAAAATAAGGAAGCTAAGAAAAAATTGAAAGATTTTGCTGATTTTCTTAAAAAAGGATATACCATAAAAAATATTGAAGTTAACGCCTGGGCATCTCCCGAAGGGGAAGAATCTTATAACGTGGGATTGTCGGAAAAAAGAGCAAAAACCGGTAAAAAATACATGGTTGACCTGTTTAAACAAATGGAAAAAGACAAAAACAATCCTGTAAAGATTACAAACCCCGAACAACTCATTACCTTTAATCTGCATTCGAATGGAGAGGACTGGAATGGGTTTATGCAGGCAATTCAGCAATCAAATATTAAAGATAAAAATATAATTACTAATGTAGTAAACAGACAAAGCGATCTGAAAAAACGCGAAAAAGAGATTCGTAATATGACCTTAGTGTACCGCGAAGTTGAAGAGCAAATCCTTCCTTCGTTGCGCAGGGCGGAAATTGTGGTTAACTGTATTCAACCTCAAAAGACGGATGAACAGTTGCTTGATCAGGCTTTAAAAACACCTGAGCAGTTAACTAATGAAGAATTGCTGTATGCAGCTACTTTAATTTCTGATGAAAATTCCAAACTGCAAATTTACAAAAGCACTATCTCGGTATTTCCCAATAACTGGAAAGCTTATAATAATGCTGCATATTTTGAACTGAAACAGGGCAATACAAAGGATGCCCAAAATCACCTTGACAAAGCCAATTCTCTTCAACCCAATAATGCAAAAATTCTTTTAAATCTGGGAGTATTGGCTGCGAAAAATAATAATGTACTACAGGCGTTGGCTTATTATGCAAAGGCAGAAACTGCCGGAGCTGATGTAAGCTATAACAAGGGTATTCTTTACATCCCTAAGGGTGAATACACAAAAGCGTTGAGCATGATAAAAAAACGTTGCAACTACAATGTAGGATTAGCCCAATTGGTAAGCAAAGATTATTCTGCTGCCACTGCAACGCTCAAATGCGCTCCTGCCACTGCAGCAACCTTCTATCTTGCCGCAGTAAATGCCGCACGCACGGATAATACTTCGTTAATGTATGAAAACCTTGTAAAAGCTATTAAAGGAGATTCCAAGTACAAAGCCATTGCTAAAGACGATCGGGAATTCTTCAAATATTTTTCCGCTCCCGATTTTCAGAATCTGGTGAAATAG
- a CDS encoding RNA methyltransferase produces MRKLSTSELNRLSITDYKTFEKIPVVIVLDNIRSMHNTGSIFRTADAFCIEEIHLCGLTATPPHREIQKTALGATESVNWKYFAEPVDSIRILASEGYTIIAVEQAENSILLQNFSIDNISRIALVFGNEINGVSDGVMEIIDKCIEIPQFGTKHSFNVSISAGIVLWHISCLFHNKI; encoded by the coding sequence ATGCGAAAACTCAGTACTTCCGAGTTGAACCGGTTAAGTATTACCGATTATAAAACTTTTGAAAAAATACCGGTTGTAATCGTGCTCGACAATATCAGAAGTATGCATAACACGGGTTCTATTTTCCGTACAGCTGATGCTTTTTGTATTGAAGAAATTCATTTATGCGGACTTACAGCCACCCCTCCCCATCGTGAAATTCAAAAAACAGCATTGGGCGCCACTGAATCGGTTAACTGGAAATATTTTGCGGAACCAGTTGATTCTATCCGGATTTTAGCATCTGAAGGATACACAATTATTGCTGTGGAACAAGCCGAAAACAGTATTCTACTCCAAAATTTTTCTATTGACAATATTTCACGTATTGCCTTGGTTTTTGGAAATGAAATCAATGGCGTTTCAGATGGAGTAATGGAAATTATTGATAAATGTATTGAAATTCCGCAATTTGGGACAAAGCATTCTTTTAACGTGTCAATAAGTGCAGGTATTGTTCTTTGGCATATTTCTTGCTTATTTCATAATAAAATTTAA
- the mutS gene encoding DNA mismatch repair protein MutS, with product MKQYNAIKAKYPDALLLFRVGDFYETFGQDAVKTSQILGIVLTRRANGSATYIELAGFPHHALDTYLPKLVKAGLRVAICDQLEDPKLTKKIVKRGVTELVTPGVSYNDKILEHKENNFLAGIHFSEKISGISFLDVSTGEFYLAQGSTDYIDKLLQTFHPSEIIIQKNKRKDFFEIFGDKYYINTFDDWVFTEEFAKEILLKHFGTASLKGFGVENMVFGIVAAGAALHYLADTQHDRIQHITKIARIEEDHFVWLDRFTIRNLELLPSGNEDTHALFDIIDQTLSPMGARLLKRWLLLPLKDKKPIEERLAIVDYILNNKEFADVLRQNIRWVGDLERLISKVAVGRVNPREIVYLKRALLALEPIKNACLQADIPALQIIAEQINPCQLIRSRIEKEIFPDPPVMLNKGNVIAKGVSDELDQLRNLAFSGKDYLVQIQQREIERTGILSLKIGYNNVFGYYLEVTNTHKSKVPDEWERKQTLVNAERYITEELKEYEQKILGAEEKIIELEARLFNELLINLTEYIEPIQLNASLVAKLDVLFAFAEAAMHNNYVKPLINESYVLDIKQGRHPVIEKHLTPGEKYIANDIFLDNENQQIIILTGPNMSGKSALLRQTALIVLMAQMGSFVPAESANIGLVDKIFTRVGASDNITSGESTFMVEMNETASILNNISNRSLILLDEIGRGTSTYDGISIAWSISEFLHEHSLFKAKVLFATHYHELNEMTASFPRIKNFHVSVKEIGNKVIFLRKIVQGGSEHSFGIHVARMAGMPQKVILRAEKLLKNLEDSHSNDALNHEASKRRAKKETDNYQLSFIQLNDPLLEQIREDILSTDINTLTPVEALMKLNEIKKLLKG from the coding sequence ATGAAGCAATACAATGCTATCAAGGCAAAATACCCTGATGCTTTGTTACTTTTCAGGGTGGGTGATTTTTATGAAACTTTCGGGCAGGATGCCGTGAAAACCTCACAGATACTAGGCATAGTACTAACACGTCGTGCCAATGGTTCAGCAACTTATATAGAATTAGCCGGATTTCCTCATCATGCCTTGGATACCTATCTGCCTAAATTGGTAAAAGCCGGGCTGCGGGTTGCTATTTGTGACCAGTTGGAAGACCCCAAGCTTACCAAAAAAATAGTAAAAAGAGGTGTTACAGAATTAGTTACCCCTGGCGTATCCTATAATGATAAAATTCTTGAACATAAAGAAAATAATTTTCTGGCTGGAATCCATTTCAGTGAAAAAATATCGGGAATTTCTTTTTTGGATGTATCTACAGGCGAATTTTATCTTGCACAAGGATCAACAGATTATATTGATAAATTATTACAGACTTTCCACCCAAGTGAAATCATTATTCAGAAGAACAAAAGAAAAGATTTTTTTGAAATATTTGGAGATAAGTACTATATAAATACTTTTGATGATTGGGTGTTTACTGAAGAATTTGCCAAAGAAATTCTATTGAAGCATTTCGGGACGGCTTCGTTAAAAGGATTTGGAGTTGAAAATATGGTATTTGGAATTGTGGCAGCTGGAGCAGCATTACATTATCTTGCCGATACTCAGCATGACAGGATTCAACATATTACAAAAATTGCCCGAATTGAAGAGGATCATTTCGTATGGCTCGATAGGTTTACCATCCGAAATCTGGAATTATTACCTTCGGGAAATGAAGATACGCATGCTTTGTTTGATATTATTGATCAGACACTTTCACCTATGGGTGCCCGTTTATTGAAGCGATGGTTGTTACTACCACTGAAGGACAAAAAACCCATTGAAGAACGGCTTGCCATAGTGGATTATATCCTGAATAATAAAGAATTTGCGGATGTCCTGCGACAAAATATTCGCTGGGTTGGCGATTTGGAACGTTTGATTTCCAAGGTTGCTGTTGGAAGGGTTAACCCCAGGGAGATTGTGTACCTGAAACGTGCTCTGCTGGCATTAGAACCCATAAAAAATGCTTGTTTACAGGCAGATATTCCTGCTTTACAAATTATTGCTGAACAAATTAATCCATGCCAGCTCATACGGTCGAGGATAGAAAAGGAGATTTTTCCTGATCCACCTGTAATGCTTAATAAGGGAAATGTGATTGCAAAAGGAGTTTCGGATGAACTGGACCAGTTGCGCAATCTTGCATTTTCCGGGAAAGATTATCTTGTGCAAATACAGCAAAGAGAAATAGAACGTACAGGAATTTTATCCTTAAAAATTGGCTATAACAATGTCTTTGGATATTATCTTGAAGTTACCAATACCCATAAATCGAAAGTGCCCGATGAGTGGGAACGAAAACAAACCCTTGTAAATGCCGAAAGGTATATTACCGAAGAATTGAAAGAATATGAACAAAAAATATTAGGTGCTGAAGAAAAAATAATTGAATTAGAAGCAAGGCTTTTTAACGAACTACTCATCAATTTAACAGAATATATTGAGCCTATTCAACTCAATGCTTCGTTAGTTGCAAAACTTGACGTATTATTCGCATTTGCAGAAGCTGCTATGCATAATAATTATGTTAAGCCACTGATTAATGAAAGCTATGTTTTGGATATCAAGCAGGGAAGGCATCCCGTAATTGAAAAACATTTAACGCCCGGTGAAAAATACATAGCAAATGATATTTTTTTAGATAATGAAAATCAGCAGATTATAATACTTACCGGACCCAATATGTCGGGAAAATCCGCATTATTACGGCAAACAGCATTGATAGTTCTAATGGCGCAGATGGGTTCGTTTGTCCCTGCAGAAAGTGCGAATATCGGCTTGGTGGATAAAATATTTACCCGGGTAGGTGCTTCTGATAATATCACCTCGGGCGAATCCACTTTCATGGTGGAAATGAATGAAACAGCAAGCATTCTTAATAATATTTCCAACAGAAGTCTTATTTTGCTTGATGAAATAGGACGAGGAACAAGTACATACGACGGAATATCAATAGCCTGGTCTATTTCGGAATTTCTTCATGAGCATTCATTATTTAAAGCAAAAGTTCTTTTTGCTACTCATTACCACGAGTTGAATGAAATGACTGCCTCGTTCCCAAGGATAAAAAATTTTCATGTAAGTGTTAAAGAAATCGGAAACAAGGTCATTTTTTTAAGAAAAATTGTGCAGGGAGGTAGTGAACATAGCTTTGGGATTCATGTTGCCCGGATGGCAGGAATGCCTCAGAAAGTTATTCTCAGAGCTGAAAAGTTACTTAAAAACCTGGAAGACAGCCATAGTAATGATGCTCTCAATCATGAAGCATCAAAACGACGTGCAAAAAAAGAAACAGATAATTACCAGCTAAGTTTTATTCAGTTAAATGATCCTCTGCTGGAACAAATAAGAGAGGATATTCTTAGTACTGATATAAATACCCTGACTCCTGTAGAAGCTTTAATGAAGCTGAATGAAATAAAAAAGCTGCTTAAAGGGTAA
- the mtnP gene encoding S-methyl-5'-thioadenosine phosphorylase, whose product MKKIGIIGGSGLEKLNIFNQTEELEINTPYGTPSSTIFSGTLKNKHVYILSRHGREHTIPPTQVNNKANISALQQLECDCILASTACGSLRDAIKRGDLVLPDQFIDFTRHRKTSFFEHFEPDNWGHIAMADPFSEKIRQQVLLAAQQLEINIHPSATIITIEGPRFSTRAESKMYRIWGADIVNMSTSPEAALANEAGIPYVAIAMSTDYDAWKRDEEPATWEEIMKVFNNNVEKITRLLIKVLAIL is encoded by the coding sequence ATGAAAAAAATCGGCATCATTGGTGGATCGGGTCTCGAGAAACTCAATATTTTTAATCAGACAGAAGAACTGGAAATAAACACGCCCTATGGAACACCCAGTTCCACTATATTCTCAGGGACACTTAAAAACAAACATGTATATATTCTATCGAGACATGGAAGAGAACATACCATCCCTCCTACCCAGGTTAATAACAAAGCAAACATATCTGCGCTGCAACAATTGGAATGCGATTGTATTCTCGCATCTACGGCTTGCGGCAGCCTTCGTGATGCCATTAAACGTGGCGACTTGGTACTTCCCGATCAGTTCATTGATTTTACCCGGCACAGAAAAACCAGTTTTTTTGAACATTTTGAACCCGATAATTGGGGGCATATTGCTATGGCAGATCCATTTTCAGAAAAAATACGCCAGCAGGTTTTGCTTGCTGCCCAACAATTGGAAATAAATATCCATCCCTCTGCAACCATTATTACTATTGAAGGACCCCGTTTTTCTACCCGTGCCGAATCTAAAATGTACCGAATTTGGGGTGCCGATATTGTGAACATGAGTACGTCTCCGGAAGCAGCTCTTGCTAATGAAGCGGGCATACCCTACGTAGCCATTGCTATGAGCACCGATTACGACGCATGGAAACGCGATGAGGAACCGGCTACCTGGGAAGAAATTATGAAAGTATTCAACAACAATGTTGAAAAAATTACCAGGCTTTTGATTAAAGTTTTAGCCATACTTTAA
- a CDS encoding helix-hairpin-helix domain-containing protein, which produces MFVRENKRFLLFFCFVLTAWAGFYKLNAQVPVKQPIINEQALEDWAQTKETEFDSDEITTFIEYYSQHPLNVNSATEEELHRIPFLNDMQIYNLFAYRNIFGNLLSIYELQCIEGFTPGDIENILPFIYVGTVRFGYGKIFSYSAGKHSRQFSVFYQRGIEKQSAYVTPSDTSENKKSKSAYLGSPDKICVRFHSALNAQCRIGFTAEKDAGEEFFKGSQQNGFDFYSGFVALEKAGIVQSFVVGDYQLQFGQGLTLGSGFSLGKSPDIFSVKKFHRGVYPSTSTNEIRFFRGIASSVSLHKLEITAFASFRNKDARLTDDTSQTENEYSSLIETGYHRSINELKTRNALKETLYGGRLTLKGSLFKTGITIYTSRYDKNPANNDDPYRYYHAQSGERTFVGWDYDVMYRNVNIFGEISTNGKGTYAGIAGINSRIVDWINFSAVYRNYPPGYQNEHGNAFSESTSCANEKGIFTGMQIPINSHWNVSGYADFFSFPWLKYLVNAPTHGNEYLIRLEYFPDNKQGFYLQYRIKNTEVNLTTNKHLITPVALKERSSYRLYFQYSLLPELTIKTRIEYVTTLCYNENKKEGLVIYPMLMYANEMYKWTACSGYGLFDTESYNERIYIYENDVPYSFSIPSLYGKGSRFFILLKYSFTNNIKGYFKYSRSFFTRVPGSGSDEGSIYSPHKSEVKVLLQINL; this is translated from the coding sequence ATGTTTGTCCGGGAAAACAAAAGATTTTTGTTATTTTTCTGCTTCGTGCTAACGGCATGGGCAGGATTTTACAAATTGAATGCCCAGGTTCCGGTAAAACAACCCATCATCAATGAACAAGCCTTGGAAGATTGGGCACAAACGAAGGAAACAGAGTTTGATAGCGATGAAATCACAACATTCATTGAATATTACAGCCAACATCCGCTCAATGTAAACTCGGCTACAGAAGAGGAATTGCATCGCATCCCATTTTTAAACGATATGCAGATTTATAATTTATTTGCCTATCGTAATATTTTTGGAAATCTGCTGAGTATTTATGAATTGCAGTGCATTGAAGGTTTTACTCCCGGTGATATTGAAAATATCCTGCCATTTATTTACGTCGGCACCGTACGGTTTGGCTACGGGAAAATCTTTTCTTATTCTGCCGGCAAACATTCCCGGCAATTCAGCGTGTTTTACCAGCGAGGCATTGAAAAACAATCTGCTTATGTAACGCCTTCCGATACTTCGGAAAATAAAAAATCGAAAAGTGCATATCTCGGTAGTCCTGATAAAATTTGTGTCCGGTTCCATTCAGCCTTGAATGCCCAATGCCGTATAGGCTTTACCGCTGAAAAAGATGCCGGTGAGGAATTTTTCAAGGGTTCGCAACAAAACGGGTTCGATTTTTATTCTGGTTTTGTTGCATTGGAGAAAGCGGGTATTGTCCAGTCATTTGTCGTTGGCGATTACCAATTACAATTCGGACAGGGTCTTACTCTGGGTTCCGGTTTTTCATTAGGAAAATCTCCGGATATTTTCTCTGTCAAAAAATTTCACCGGGGAGTATATCCAAGCACTTCTACCAATGAAATTAGATTTTTCCGGGGGATTGCTTCTTCCGTCTCACTACACAAGCTGGAAATAACGGCTTTTGCTTCTTTCAGAAACAAAGATGCCCGCCTTACGGACGATACATCGCAAACAGAAAACGAATATTCTTCACTTATCGAAACCGGTTATCACAGGAGTATAAATGAACTGAAAACCCGCAATGCATTGAAAGAAACCCTTTACGGAGGAAGGCTGACACTAAAAGGCAGCCTTTTCAAGACCGGGATTACAATTTACACTTCCCGGTATGATAAAAACCCTGCAAACAATGATGATCCATACCGCTACTACCATGCACAGTCGGGGGAAAGAACCTTTGTAGGATGGGATTATGACGTAATGTACCGGAATGTTAATATCTTTGGAGAAATAAGTACAAACGGAAAGGGAACTTATGCCGGAATTGCAGGAATTAATTCGCGCATCGTAGATTGGATAAATTTCTCGGCTGTTTACAGGAATTACCCTCCCGGGTATCAAAATGAACATGGCAATGCTTTTTCCGAAAGCACATCCTGTGCAAATGAAAAAGGCATTTTTACCGGAATGCAGATACCCATTAATTCCCATTGGAATGTAAGCGGGTATGCCGACTTTTTCAGTTTCCCCTGGTTAAAATACCTTGTCAATGCTCCTACTCACGGCAATGAATACCTCATCCGGCTTGAGTATTTCCCGGATAATAAACAGGGTTTTTACCTGCAATACAGAATCAAAAACACGGAAGTTAACCTTACCACTAACAAACATCTCATTACGCCTGTAGCGCTAAAAGAACGTTCTTCATACAGGTTGTACTTTCAATACTCCCTTCTGCCGGAATTAACAATAAAAACCAGAATTGAATACGTAACCACCCTATGCTACAATGAGAACAAAAAAGAAGGATTGGTAATTTATCCCATGCTGATGTATGCAAACGAAATGTACAAATGGACTGCGTGTTCCGGCTATGGATTATTCGATACAGAAAGCTACAATGAACGCATTTATATTTACGAAAACGATGTGCCTTATTCCTTTTCCATACCTTCTTTGTATGGGAAAGGCAGTCGTTTTTTTATTCTGCTAAAATACTCGTTCACAAATAATATAAAAGGATATTTTAAATATTCCCGCTCTTTTTTCACCCGGGTACCCGGCTCCGGAAGTGATGAAGGCTCTATTTACAGTCCTCATAAATCAGAAGTAAAAGTTCTATTACAAATAAACTTATAA
- a CDS encoding DUF2461 domain-containing protein — MDTLLILDFLSELKENNNREWFQVNRKRFDAATAEFKKYVATLIAEVLRFDSSIGGLTPGDCLFRIYRDVRFSADKSPYKINFGAFLAPGGRKSLKAGYYFHLEPGNSLLGGGIYMPMPDVQKKLRQEVYFHVEEFKGILNHLDFLRYFGAMDTFDKMKKPPRDFPADFPDIDLLKYRSYTILHTLPEAMLFSDALVDYTIAVFKAMKPLNDFLSRAVEG, encoded by the coding sequence ATGGATACACTACTCATACTGGATTTTTTGAGTGAACTGAAGGAAAACAACAACCGCGAATGGTTTCAGGTAAACAGAAAACGTTTTGATGCTGCAACTGCTGAATTTAAAAAATATGTTGCTACGCTGATAGCCGAAGTGCTGAGATTTGATTCTTCAATAGGCGGGCTTACTCCCGGGGATTGTCTTTTCCGGATTTACCGCGATGTACGGTTTTCGGCTGATAAATCGCCATACAAGATTAATTTCGGTGCATTTTTGGCTCCTGGTGGACGAAAAAGCCTTAAAGCAGGATATTATTTTCATCTGGAACCGGGCAACTCGTTGCTGGGAGGAGGAATTTACATGCCCATGCCGGATGTACAGAAAAAGCTACGCCAGGAAGTATATTTTCATGTGGAGGAATTTAAAGGCATACTTAACCATTTGGATTTTCTACGTTATTTCGGGGCAATGGATACTTTCGATAAAATGAAAAAACCGCCCAGGGATTTTCCTGCCGATTTTCCGGATATTGACCTGTTGAAGTATCGCAGTTATACCATTCTGCATACATTGCCTGAAGCAATGCTTTTTTCGGATGCACTTGTTGACTATACAATCGCCGTATTTAAAGCTATGAAGCCCCTGAACGATTTTCTGAGCAGGGCAGTTGAAGGGTAA